A DNA window from Camelina sativa cultivar DH55 chromosome 17, Cs, whole genome shotgun sequence contains the following coding sequences:
- the LOC104754450 gene encoding general transcription factor IIE subunit 1: MDKSGPVQKTVVIQPFVKLVRLVARAFYDDYTTKSDNQQKSAKSDNRGIAAVVLDALTRRQWVREEDLAKDLQLHAKQLRKIIRLFEEQKLIMRDHRKETAKGVKMYSAAVAATSDGRAEDKVKLHTHSYCCLDYAQISDVVRCKLHRMKKKLKDELEDKNTVQEYGCPNCQRKYNALDALRLISMLDDSFHCENCNSELVVECNKLTSEEVVDGDDNGRRWRREKLKDMLQKLEAQLKPLVDQLDRIKDLPIPEFGSFLAWEARAAMAARANGDLNPNDPLRSQGGYGSTPMPFLGETKVEVNLGDGNEDVKSKGGDSSLKVLPPWMIKQGMNLTEEQRGEMRQEAKVDGGSGGAAKLSDDKKSAIGNGDEKDIKDEYLKAYYAELLKQQELAARLNQQESAGELTPDIQLATTSPGREVGKKSKREEDDVEWEEEAPVAANGNYKVDLNVEAEASGGEEEEEDDVDWEEG; the protein is encoded by the exons ATGGATAAATCAGGCCCGGTGCAGAAAACCGTTGTGATCCAGCCATTTGTCAA gttGGTGAGGCTTGTAGCGAGAGCTTTCTATGATGATTATACTACAAAAAGCGATAATCAGCAGAAATCTGCAAAGAGTGACAACAGAGGGATTGCCGCTGTGGTGCTTGATGCGCTGACCAG GCGGCAATGGGTTAGAGAAGAAGACTTGGCAAAAGATTTGCAGTTACACGCCAAGCAACTTCGAAAAATAATTAGACtctttgaagaacaaaaattgATTATGCGTGACCACCGGAAAGAG ACTGCAAAGGGTGTAAAGATGTATAGTGCTGCAGTGGCTGCTACAAGTGATGGCCGAGCAGAGGACAAAGTTAAGCTCCACACTCACTCGTATTGTTGTCTCGATTATGCACAG aTATCTGATGTTGTTCGTTGTAAACTGCACCGGATGAAAAAAAAGCTCAAAGATGAGCTAGAAGATAAGAATACTGTTCAGGAGTATGGCTGTCCTAACTGCCAAAGGAA ATATAATGCGCTGGATGCTCTGAGATTAATTTCTATGCTAGACGATTCTTTTCATTGTGAAAATTGCAATAGCGAACTTGTTGTGGAGTGTAACAAGCTAACTTCCGAAGAAGTAGTAGATGGAGATGATAATGGAAGGAGATGGCGCCGGGAAAAACTAAAAGATATGCTTCAGAAGTTGGAG GCTCAATTGAAACCTCTGGTGGATCAATTAGACAGAATAAAAGATCTACCTATTCCTGAATTTGGATCTTTTCTGGCATGGGAGGCTCGTGCAGCTATGGCTGCTCGCGCAAATGGTGATCTTAACCCTAATGATCCTTTGAGGTCACAGGGTGGGTATGGTTCAACACCAATGCCATTTCTCGGAGAGACAAAG GTTGAGGTTAACCTTGGCGACGGGAACGAGGATGTTAAATCTAAAGGTGGAGATTCCAGTCTGAAAGTCTTGCCTCCATGGATGATTAAGCAAGGAATGAATCTGACTGAGGAACAAAGAGGTGAAATGAGACAAGAAGCAAAGGTTGATGGTGGTTCAGGAGGAGCAGCAAAACTTTCAGATGACAAGAAATCAGCCATTGGAAATGGCGATGAAAAGGATATAAAG GATGAATATCTCAAAGCTTACTACGCCGAACTGCTGAAGCAGCAAGAGCTTGCTGCAAGGCTTAATCAACAAGAATCCGCTGGTGAATTAACTCCTGATATTCAATTGGCTACTACATCCCCAGGTCGCGAGGTTGGTAAGAAGTCCAAACGTGAAGAGGATGATGTTGAATGGGAAGAAGAGGCTCCTGTTGCAG CAAATGGAAACTACAAGGTGGACTTGAATGTGGAAGCAGAAGCCTCgggtggtgaagaagaagaggaagatgacgTCGACTGGGAAGAAGGCTGA
- the LOC104754447 gene encoding R3H domain-containing protein 4: MAATNVMRRDESLLIDPHRGDTSASRGLSLEKKIEALERLTGQVSNRRSRRWLNDRILMELVPRLDAQEIRGLFAPPPWGDDVPPSAFSLTNVGEWDKFRSIDMDKEANIMDSLNRSSVRQRGHMDADKTAVLNAWRRIDCRTRDALRRSFLPELIEGYENCISHFIEEGGEGDVLDLKVQDPFHRLLLHGVCEYHNLVSTTATEQIGRIAMKTTSIKWKNIGNSGEKPSISLAHFLRMSKEGAW; encoded by the exons ATGGCGGCTACCAATGTCATGCGGCGAGATGAGAGCCTTCTTATTGATCCCCATAGAG GAGATACTTCTGCTTCTCGTGGCCTCTCGCTTGAGAAGAAAATTGAGGCCCTTGAGCGCCTCACAGGACAA GTTAGTAACCGGCGATCTCGTAGGTGGTTAAATGATCGTATTCTAATGGAACTTGTTCCTCGTTTGGATGCCCAAGAAATCAGAGGCTTGTTTGCTCCACCACCGTGGG GTGATGATGTGCCACCCTCTGCCTTTTCTTTGACTAATGTTGGAGAATGGGACAAATTTAGAAGCATAGACATGGACAAGGAG GCCAATATCATGGATTCCTTGAATCGGTCATCCGTGAGGCAGAGAGGTCATATGGATGCTGATAAAACCGCTGTTTTGAATGCTTGGCGAAGAATAGACTGTAGGACAAGAGATGCTCTTCGACGTAGCTTTTTACCAGAACTAATCGAGGGATATGAG AACTGTATAAGTCATTTCATCGAGGAAGGTGGTGAAGGAGATGTCCTTGACCTCAAGGTTCAAGACCCATTCCATAGATTGCTTTTGCACGGGGTTTGTGAG TACCACAATTTGGTATCAACAACTGCAACAGAACAAATAGGAAGGATTGCAATGAAGACAACAAGCATCAAATGGAAAAATATCGGGAATTCAGGCGAGAAACCGAGCATCAGCCTTGCCCATTTCCTTAGGATGTCAAAGGAAGGAGCTTGGTAA
- the LOC104754448 gene encoding uncharacterized protein LOC104754448, with translation MAAMSFSPSTFRIAISLLLLVFIITAFTFLPVEQKLKDFLLWIKEDLGPFGPLALALAYIPLTIVAVPASVLTLGGGYLFGLPVGFVADSLGATLGATAAFLLGRTIGRSYVTSKIKHYPKFQAVSVAIQKSGFKIVLLLRVVPILPFNMLNYLLSVTPVRLGEYMLATWLGMMPITFALVYVGTTLKDLSDITHGWHEVSVFRWVIMMVGVALAVILIICVTRVAKSSLDKALAENGIDLDGKKNDDASVLPIAEPPSDLQQEPLVIRIDPSNTLE, from the exons ATGGCGGCGATGTCATTCTCTCCGTCCACTTTTCGAATCGCAATCTCACTGCTCCTCCTTGTTTTTATCATCACCGCCTTCACTTTTCTCCCTGTCGAGCAG AAATTGAAGGACTTCTTGCTATGGATTAAGGAAGATCTTGGACCTTTTGGTCCACTTGCATT AGCATTGGCTTATATTCCTCTCACAATTGTGGCGGTTCCTGCTTCTGTACTCACG CTAGGTGGTGGTTACCTTTTTGGTCTGCCAGTAGGATTTGTAGCCGACTCTCTTGGAGCTACATTAGGTGCAACAGCGGCATTTCTGCTTGGTAGAACG ATTGGTAGATCTTATGTCACCTCAAAAATAAAGCATTACCCGAAGTTTCAAGCTGTTTCCGTCGCAATTCAAAAATCTGGCTTCAAG ATAGTCTTGCTGCTACGCGTTGTCCCCATACTGCCCTTCAATATGTTGAATTACCTCCTATCTGTAACCCCTGTTCGCTTAGGGGAATACATGCTGGCCACTTGGTTGGGAATGATG CCCATTACGTTTGCGCTAGTTTATGTTGGAACTACTCTTAAAGATCTTTCTGATATTACACATGGATGGCATGAGGTGTCAGTATTTCGTTGG GTAATTATGATGGTTGGCGTCGCTCTAGCTG TTATCCTGATAATATGCGTAACAAGAGTGGCGAAATCATCATTGGACAAAGCATTGGCTGAGAATGGCATTGATTTAGATGGGAAGAAGAATGACGACGCTTCTGTGCTCCCCATCGCAGAACCACCATCGGATCTACAACAGGAGCCCCTCGTTATCAGAATCGACCCATCCAATACACTTGAATAG
- the LOC104754449 gene encoding putative DUF21 domain-containing protein At1g03270 produces the protein MVVLSTLALVRAAYSVNSFVFEAEDIRFGSPWWFVVVGVACFLVLFAGIMSGLTLGLMSLGLVELEILQQSGSSAEQKQSAAILPVVKKQHQLLVTLLLCNAAAMEALPICLDKIFHPFVAVLLSVTFVLAFGEIIPQAICSRYGLAVGANFLWLVRILMIICFPIAYPIGKVLDAVIGHNDTLFRRAQLKALVSIHSQEAGKGGELTHEETMIISGALDLSQKTAEEAMTPIESTFSLDVNTKLDWETVGKILSRGHSRIPVYLGNPKNIIGLLLVKSLLTVRAETEAPVSSVSIRKIPRVPSDMPLYDILNEFQKGSSHMAAVVKVKDKDKNKNMQLLSSVETPKEYMKFYQSSNLTTPLLKHESHDVVVDVDNVPKHVKNRGRNFQQNGIVTRDLPCLLEDNEDAEVIGIITLEDVFEELLQAEIVDETDVYIDVHKRIRVAAAAAAAVSSITRSSPAEVQSKVGQTVKKKLVGREARSTKNYTTKVTETLFAESDR, from the exons ATGGTTGTTCTGAGCACTCTGGCGTTGGTAAGAGCCGCTTACTCGGTAAACAGTTTCGTATTTGAAGCGGAAGACATCCGATTCGGTTCGCCGTGGTGGTTCGTAGTCGTCGGTGTGGCGTGTTTCCTCGTTCTCTTCGCTGGGATAATGTCGGGACTCACGCTTGGGCTAATGTCCCTTGGTCTCGTTGAGCTTGAGATTCTCCAGCAGAGTGGTTCCTCCGCCGAGCAAAAACAGTCCG CTGCTATTTTGCCTGTGGTTAAGAAGCAGCATCAACTTCTTGTGACTCTACTTCTATGCAATGCAGCTGCCATGGAG GCTCTTCCAATATGCCTGGATAAGATATTCCATCCTTTTGTGGCTGTTTTACTTTCAGTTACTTTTGTTCTTGCTTTTGGAGAG ATAATTCCGCAAGCTATATGCTCGAGATACGGACTTGCTGTTGGCGCTAATTTTTTGTGGCTGGTTCGCATTTTGATGATTATCTGCTTTCCCATTGCTTACCCTATCGGAAAG GTTCTTGATGCTGTAATTGGGCATAATGACACACTATTTAGGCGAGCTCAGCTGAAAGCCCTTGTCTCAATTCACAGCCAGGAG GCTGGTAAGGGGGGTGAACTGACACACGAGGAAACAATGATTATAAGCGGAGCCTTGGATTTGAGCCAGAAG ACTGCTGAGGAAGCGATGACGCCTATTGAATCAACATTTTCGCTAGATGTAAATACAAAGTTAGACTG GGAAACAGTTGGAAAAATACTTTCGCGAGGTCATAGTCGAATCCCGGTCTACTTGGGGAATCCGAAAAATATCATTGGGCTTCTATTG GTTAAGAGTCTTCTAACTGTACGAGCTGAGACAGAGGCACCTGTAAGTTCGGTTTCCATCAGGAAGATCCCAAG GGTTCCATCAGACATGCCATTGTACGATATCCTCAATGAATTTCAAAAGGGAAGCAGTCACATGGCTGCAGTTGTCAAAGTTAAagacaaagataaaaataaaaacatgcagCTGCTGAGTAGTGTCGAAACACCCAAAGAATATATGAAGTTTTACCAGAGTAGTAATCTAACGACTCCTTTGCTGAAGCATGAATCccatgatgttgttgttgatgttgataaTGTACCAAAGCATGTGAAAAACAGGGGAAGAAATTTCCAACAGAACGGTATTGTGACAAGAGACTTGCCGTGTTTGTTGGAAGATAACGAGGATGCAGAAGTGATTGGCATCATCACGTTAGAGGATGTCTTTGAAGAACTTCTACAA GCAGAAATCGTAGATGAGACTGATGTTTACATTGACGTACATAAAAG GATACGTGTGGCGGCGGCTGCAGCAGCTGCTGTATCATCCATAACACGTTCTTCACCAGCG GAGGTTCAAAGCAAGGTAGGACAAAccgtgaagaagaagcttgttgGGAGAGAAGCTCGCAGTACAAAAAATTACACAACAAAAGTCACGGAGACTCTTTTCGCGGAATCAGATAGATAG